In bacterium, the following are encoded in one genomic region:
- a CDS encoding histidine--tRNA ligase: MSKQRYNAPRGTKDILPDESAKWQYIENLFRKVAESFGYREIRTPTFEEAGLFTRSIGEDTDIVSKEMYTFQDKGGRTLALRPEGTASVVRAYIEHGLYINQPFAKFYYITPLFRYERPQAGRYREHHQLGVEAIGSNSPYLDAEVIYLAYRFLDLLGLKEKELHLNSVGCPVCRPRYVEKLREFLLPHKQELCEDCQRRLDYNPLRVLDCKRETCQKITSNVPPIYDFLCPDCSSHFSKLQELLSSLDINFRLNPRLVRGLDYYTKTAFEIVSTKLGAQNSVCGGGRYDGLVEELGGPPIPAVGMGMGVERVLLALENDLPGVKDEMDVFVAVEEEGERDKAFQLLMELRGKGLKADMDYLERSLKSQLRQANRIGAKYALILRRDGAIVLKDMEKGTQKEVKLEEAIGELIGDEKA; encoded by the coding sequence ATGAGCAAGCAACGCTATAATGCCCCGCGCGGAACCAAGGACATTCTGCCCGATGAATCCGCTAAATGGCAATATATAGAGAACCTTTTCCGCAAGGTTGCGGAATCCTTCGGCTATAGGGAAATCCGCACCCCCACCTTTGAGGAAGCCGGGCTGTTCACCCGCAGCATAGGGGAGGATACCGATATCGTCAGCAAGGAGATGTACACCTTCCAAGATAAGGGAGGTAGAACTTTAGCACTTCGCCCCGAGGGAACCGCTTCCGTTGTCCGAGCATATATTGAACACGGTCTTTACATCAACCAACCCTTCGCTAAATTCTATTACATAACTCCGCTTTTCCGCTACGAGAGACCCCAAGCAGGTCGCTATAGGGAACATCACCAGCTCGGAGTCGAGGCTATCGGCTCCAACAGCCCCTACTTAGATGCGGAAGTTATTTACCTCGCCTACCGCTTCCTTGACCTTTTAGGATTAAAGGAGAAGGAATTGCATCTCAACTCTGTTGGTTGCCCTGTATGCCGACCGAGATATGTTGAGAAATTGAGGGAATTCCTCCTCCCCCATAAGCAGGAGCTCTGTGAAGATTGTCAGAGAAGGCTTGATTACAATCCCCTGCGTGTCCTTGACTGCAAAAGGGAAACTTGCCAGAAAATCACATCAAATGTGCCCCCGATATACGACTTTCTCTGCCCCGATTGCTCCTCCCATTTCAGCAAATTGCAGGAGCTTCTCTCCTCGTTGGACATCAATTTCCGCCTCAATCCACGCCTGGTGAGGGGATTGGATTATTACACGAAAACCGCCTTTGAGATAGTGTCCACCAAGCTGGGAGCGCAAAACAGCGTCTGCGGAGGAGGAAGATATGATGGTTTGGTGGAGGAATTGGGCGGTCCGCCTATTCCCGCCGTTGGTATGGGAATGGGTGTAGAAAGGGTCCTTCTCGCATTGGAAAACGATTTGCCCGGCGTGAAGGATGAAATGGATGTCTTCGTCGCTGTTGAAGAAGAGGGGGAAAGGGATAAGGCTTTTCAGCTCCTTATGGAATTGAGGGGAAAAGGTCTTAAAGCTGATATGGATTATCTTGAGAGAAGTCTCAAGTCCCAGCTTCGCCAGGCTAACCGCATTGGCGCCAAATATGCCTTGATTTTGAGGCGAGATGGTGCTATCGTTTTGAAGGATATGGAGAAAGGAACGCAAAAGGAAGTTAAATTAGAAGAAGCGATAGGAGAGCTAATAGGAGATGAAAAAGCTTAA